The Mesorhizobium sp. M1D.F.Ca.ET.043.01.1.1 genome contains a region encoding:
- the cobS gene encoding cobaltochelatase subunit CobS, whose product MNKVDRDIANLPDTTVSVREKFGFDSRMVVPAYSAATEHVPDIDPDYLFDKATTLAILAGFAYNRRVMVSGYHGTGKSTHIEQVAARLNWPCVRVNLDSHVSRIDLVGKDAIVVKEGLQITEFRDGILPWAYQHNVALCFDEYDAGRPDVMFVIQRVLESSGRLTLLDQSRVIRPHPAFRLFATANTVGLGDTTGLYHGTQQINQAQMDRWSIVTTLNYLPHDNEVSIVLAKAKHYRDSKGKEIVNKMVRVADMTRSAFINGDLSTVMSPRTVITWAENAEIFGDIGMAFRLTFLNKCDELERSVVAEFYQRAFGEDLPESAANVVLG is encoded by the coding sequence ATGAACAAGGTCGATCGCGACATCGCCAACCTGCCCGACACGACCGTGTCGGTGAGGGAGAAATTCGGCTTCGACTCCAGGATGGTGGTACCCGCCTATTCGGCAGCGACCGAACATGTGCCCGACATCGATCCGGACTATCTCTTCGACAAGGCGACGACATTGGCGATCCTGGCCGGCTTCGCCTACAACCGCCGCGTCATGGTGTCTGGCTATCACGGCACCGGCAAGTCGACGCATATCGAGCAGGTCGCCGCGCGCCTCAACTGGCCCTGCGTGCGCGTCAACCTCGACAGCCATGTCAGCCGCATCGACCTCGTCGGCAAGGACGCCATCGTCGTCAAAGAAGGCCTGCAGATCACCGAATTCCGCGACGGCATCCTGCCCTGGGCATATCAGCACAATGTGGCGCTCTGCTTCGACGAATATGACGCCGGCCGCCCGGATGTGATGTTCGTCATCCAGCGCGTCCTGGAATCGTCGGGCCGGCTGACGCTGCTCGACCAGAGCCGGGTCATCCGCCCGCACCCGGCCTTCCGGCTGTTCGCCACCGCCAACACGGTCGGCCTCGGCGACACCACCGGCCTCTATCACGGCACGCAGCAGATCAACCAGGCGCAGATGGACCGCTGGTCGATCGTGACCACGCTCAACTACCTGCCGCATGACAACGAGGTCTCGATCGTTCTGGCCAAGGCCAAGCACTATCGCGACAGCAAGGGCAAAGAGATCGTCAACAAGATGGTGCGCGTCGCCGACATGACGCGCTCGGCCTTCATCAACGGCGATCTGTCGACCGTGATGAGCCCGCGCACCGTCATCACCTGGGCCGAGAATGCCGAGATATTCGGCGATATCGGCATGGCGTTCCGGCTGACCTTCCTGAACAAGTGCGACGAGCTGGAGCGTTCGGTGGTGGCCGAATTCTACCAGCGCGCCTTCGGCGAGGATCTGCCGGAGAGCGCCGCCAACGTGGTGCTGGGGTAG
- a CDS encoding PrkA family serine protein kinase, protein MRENQSDVFDLFSEIYANAAQEEISLQQYLLACREDKSMYASAPERMVEAIGEPNLVDTSKDERLGRIFSNRTIKVYPSFSDFYGMEDTIERIAGYFRYASQGLEERKQILYLLGPVGGGKSSLAERLKKLMEQRPIYTLKVGNQISPIFESPLGLFHPDRMGDLLEDKYGIARRRLNGLISPWAAKRLDELSGDISKFSVVKLSPSRLRQIAIAKTEPGDENNQDVSALVGKVDIRQLENFSQSDPDAYSYSGGLNRTTQGLLEFVEMFKAPIKVLHPLLTATQEGSYNGTENFGAFPYQGIVVAHSNESEWQQFKNNKNNEAFLDRILVVKVPYCLRITEERQIYEKLLRESDLANSPCAPEVLDILSRFTVSTRLAEHENSPLYTKMRAYDGENLKEIDPKAKSVQEYRDAAGVDEGMTGVSTRFAFKILSQTFNYDTKEVAADPVHLMYILEEAIKREQFPKETEAAYLEFIKSELATRYAEFIGHEIQKAYLESYSEYGQNLFDRYIAYADAWIEDQDYKDPDTGQILNREVLDKELSQVEKPAGIANPKDFRNEVVKFTLRARARNHGRNPSWTSYEKLREVIEKRMFGQVEDLLPVISFGSKQDSVTEKRHNEFVERMVERGYTQRQVRRLVDWYMRVNKAG, encoded by the coding sequence ATGCGAGAGAACCAATCCGACGTCTTCGATCTGTTTTCGGAGATTTACGCCAACGCAGCCCAGGAAGAGATCAGCCTTCAGCAATATCTGCTAGCCTGCCGCGAGGACAAATCCATGTATGCCTCCGCGCCTGAGCGGATGGTCGAGGCAATAGGCGAGCCGAACCTGGTCGACACCAGCAAGGATGAGCGGCTCGGGCGCATCTTCTCGAACCGCACCATCAAGGTGTACCCCTCCTTCTCCGATTTCTACGGCATGGAGGATACGATCGAGCGCATTGCCGGATATTTCCGCTATGCCTCGCAGGGTCTCGAGGAGCGCAAGCAGATCCTCTATTTGCTCGGGCCGGTCGGCGGAGGCAAGTCCTCGCTTGCCGAACGGCTGAAGAAGCTCATGGAGCAGCGCCCGATCTACACGCTGAAGGTCGGCAATCAGATCAGCCCGATTTTCGAATCGCCGCTCGGCCTGTTCCACCCCGATCGGATGGGCGATCTGCTGGAAGACAAATACGGGATAGCCCGCCGTCGCCTGAACGGACTCATCTCGCCCTGGGCGGCCAAACGGCTCGACGAACTGTCGGGCGATATTTCCAAATTCAGCGTGGTCAAGCTGTCGCCGTCGCGTCTGCGCCAGATCGCCATCGCCAAGACCGAGCCCGGCGACGAGAACAACCAGGACGTCTCGGCCCTGGTCGGCAAGGTCGACATCAGGCAATTGGAAAATTTCAGCCAATCCGATCCGGATGCCTATTCCTACAGCGGCGGCTTGAACCGGACCACCCAGGGCCTGCTCGAATTCGTCGAAATGTTCAAGGCGCCCATCAAGGTCCTGCACCCGTTGCTGACGGCAACCCAGGAGGGCAGCTACAACGGCACCGAGAATTTCGGCGCCTTCCCCTATCAGGGCATCGTCGTTGCCCATTCCAACGAATCGGAATGGCAGCAATTCAAGAACAACAAGAACAACGAGGCCTTCCTCGACCGCATCCTCGTGGTCAAGGTCCCCTATTGCCTTCGCATCACCGAGGAAAGGCAGATCTACGAAAAACTTCTGCGCGAGAGCGATCTGGCGAACAGTCCCTGCGCCCCCGAGGTGCTGGACATTCTCAGCCGTTTTACGGTCTCGACCCGCCTTGCCGAGCACGAGAATTCGCCGCTCTACACCAAGATGCGTGCCTATGACGGCGAGAACCTCAAGGAAATCGACCCGAAGGCGAAATCGGTCCAGGAGTATCGCGATGCCGCGGGCGTCGACGAAGGCATGACCGGGGTCAGCACGCGTTTCGCCTTCAAGATCCTGTCGCAGACTTTCAACTACGACACCAAGGAGGTCGCCGCCGATCCGGTGCACCTGATGTACATCCTCGAGGAGGCCATCAAGCGCGAGCAATTCCCCAAGGAAACGGAAGCCGCGTACCTCGAGTTTATCAAATCGGAACTTGCAACGCGCTACGCCGAGTTCATCGGCCACGAGATCCAGAAGGCCTATCTGGAATCGTACAGCGAATACGGCCAGAACCTTTTCGATCGCTACATCGCCTACGCCGATGCCTGGATCGAGGACCAGGACTACAAGGACCCCGATACCGGCCAGATCCTCAACCGTGAGGTCCTGGACAAGGAATTGTCGCAGGTCGAAAAACCGGCCGGCATCGCCAATCCCAAGGATTTCCGCAACGAAGTGGTCAAATTCACCTTGCGCGCCCGGGCGCGCAATCATGGCCGCAACCCGTCCTGGACGAGTTATGAGAAGCTTCGCGAGGTCATCGAGAAGCGCATGTTCGGCCAGGTCGAGGATCTGCTGCCGGTGATCAGCTTCGGCTCCAAGCAGGACAGTGTTACGGAGAAACGGCACAACGAATTCGTGGAGCGGATGGTGGAGCGCGGCTATACCCAGCGGCAGGTGCGCCGGCTGGTCGACTGGTATATGCGCGTGAACAAGGCTGGCTGA
- a CDS encoding YeaH/YhbH family protein, with product MPIFIDRRLNPKDKSLSNRQRFLRRAREELKQSIRDHVRTGRIGELDRELAVPMPRKGTSEPSFSDAKDSGRRQHILPGNKSFSPGDLIPKPGGGGVGSSAPGTTESEDDFRFVLSREEVLDLFFEDLELPDLVKLNLKQILSFKPRRAGFTASGSPTNINVGRTMRNSHGRRIALRRPKQAELDAVAAQIAELTSKPTSPAVRERVAALREQLDRLERRRKRIAYVDPVDIRFNRFDPQPVPNASAVMFCLMDVSGSMGEREKDLAKRFFVLLHLFLTRRYERTEIVFIRHTHEAKEVDEHTFFYHTQSGGTVVSTALEEMHRIIEQRYPVSEWNIYAAQASDGDNFATDSERCIELLDRKLMRLCQYFAYVEIIDERESHIFGSTENGTSLWRAYNAVDGKWPNFQMRRIAAPADIYPVFRELFARQPALRKSA from the coding sequence ATGCCGATCTTCATCGACCGCCGCCTGAATCCGAAGGACAAGAGCCTGAGCAATCGCCAGCGCTTCCTCAGGCGCGCCCGGGAAGAGCTCAAGCAGAGCATCCGCGACCATGTCCGCACGGGCCGCATCGGTGAGCTGGACCGCGAGCTCGCCGTGCCGATGCCGCGCAAGGGCACCAGCGAGCCGAGCTTCAGCGACGCCAAGGACAGCGGACGGCGCCAGCACATCCTGCCCGGCAATAAATCGTTCAGCCCCGGTGACCTGATCCCCAAGCCTGGCGGCGGCGGCGTGGGCTCTTCGGCGCCGGGAACCACGGAATCCGAAGACGATTTTCGCTTTGTGCTGTCGCGCGAGGAAGTGCTCGACCTCTTCTTCGAGGATCTCGAACTGCCCGACCTGGTCAAGCTCAATCTCAAGCAGATACTGAGCTTCAAGCCAAGACGGGCAGGCTTCACGGCAAGCGGGTCGCCGACGAACATCAATGTCGGACGCACGATGCGAAACAGCCACGGGCGCCGCATCGCGCTCAGGCGTCCCAAGCAGGCGGAGCTGGACGCGGTCGCCGCGCAGATTGCCGAGCTGACATCCAAGCCGACAAGCCCGGCGGTACGCGAACGCGTGGCGGCCCTGCGCGAGCAGCTTGACCGGCTCGAGCGCCGGCGCAAGCGAATTGCCTATGTCGATCCGGTCGACATCCGTTTCAATCGCTTCGACCCCCAGCCGGTGCCGAATGCAAGCGCGGTCATGTTCTGCCTGATGGACGTCTCCGGATCGATGGGAGAGCGCGAGAAGGATCTGGCCAAACGCTTCTTCGTGCTGCTGCACCTTTTCCTGACACGCCGTTATGAGCGCACCGAGATCGTCTTCATTCGCCACACCCACGAGGCCAAGGAGGTGGACGAGCACACATTCTTCTACCACACCCAAAGCGGCGGCACCGTCGTCTCCACGGCGCTCGAGGAAATGCATCGCATCATCGAGCAGCGCTATCCGGTCAGCGAATGGAACATCTATGCCGCCCAGGCTTCCGACGGCGACAACTTCGCCACCGATTCCGAGCGCTGCATAGAACTGCTCGACCGCAAGCTCATGCGCCTTTGCCAGTATTTCGCCTATGTGGAGATCATCGACGAACGGGAAAGCCACATTTTCGGCTCGACCGAGAACGGGACATCGCTCTGGCGCGCCTACAACGCCGTCGACGGAAAATGGCCGAATTTCCAGATGAGGCGCATCGCTGCCCCGGCCGATATCTATCCGGTCTTCCGCGAGCTTTTCGCCAGGCAGCCCGCCCTGCGCAAGAGTGCGTGA
- a CDS encoding acetolactate synthase large subunit yields the protein MNGADVLCDVLLANDVNVCFANPGTSEMHFVAALDRKPEMRCVLGLFEGVVTGAADGYARMTDRPAATLLHTGPGLANGLANIHNARRARVPMINIVGDHASYHLPLDAPLTSDIESLAAPMSNWVRRISGPADVAPSAQAAVRASLTPPGIATLILPADGAWGGAGPVPSARAAPVPPPAVDMDVVRKIAEAVRASHGRVGMVLRGRAARQRALEIAGRIAAALDVRLFSEVLVARMQRGRGRVAPTRIPYPIDAARALLADIDVLILVGAKEPVAFFAYPGKPGRLVREGCEVMTLAEHGEDLEAALAALGDELGIKPLQPVSVATAFPDEPSPRGTLTDDAVAVSVARKLPENAIVCDEAVTSARRYFALSAFAAPHDYMMGTGGSIGGGIPMATGAAIACPGRKVINLEADGSGMYTVQGLWTQARERLDVVTIVFSNRTYAILHGEMRNVGVNAIGENARRMLDLDQPALDWVSLANGMGVEAARADTCERFEALLDSALSRPGPFLIEALV from the coding sequence ATGAATGGCGCGGACGTGCTTTGCGACGTGCTGCTGGCGAATGACGTGAACGTCTGCTTCGCCAATCCCGGTACCTCGGAAATGCATTTCGTCGCCGCGCTGGACCGCAAGCCGGAAATGCGCTGCGTGCTCGGCCTTTTCGAGGGCGTGGTGACCGGTGCCGCCGACGGCTACGCAAGAATGACCGACCGGCCGGCCGCAACGCTGCTCCACACCGGCCCCGGACTGGCCAATGGCCTCGCCAACATCCACAACGCCCGGCGCGCCCGCGTGCCGATGATCAACATCGTCGGCGACCACGCCTCCTACCATCTGCCGCTCGACGCGCCGCTCACCAGCGACATCGAAAGCCTGGCGGCGCCGATGTCGAACTGGGTCCGCCGCATCTCGGGTCCGGCCGACGTCGCGCCGTCCGCGCAAGCAGCCGTCCGCGCATCGCTGACGCCTCCCGGCATCGCGACGCTGATCCTGCCGGCGGACGGCGCATGGGGCGGTGCCGGCCCCGTGCCATCGGCCAGGGCGGCGCCCGTGCCGCCACCCGCGGTCGACATGGATGTCGTGCGCAAGATCGCCGAGGCCGTTCGCGCCTCACATGGTCGTGTCGGCATGGTCCTGCGCGGGCGCGCTGCGCGCCAGCGTGCTTTGGAAATCGCCGGCCGGATAGCGGCCGCCTTGGATGTCCGGCTGTTCAGCGAGGTTCTGGTGGCCCGGATGCAGCGCGGCCGCGGGCGCGTCGCGCCGACCCGCATTCCATACCCGATCGACGCGGCAAGAGCGCTCCTTGCCGATATCGACGTGCTGATCCTCGTCGGCGCGAAGGAACCGGTGGCGTTCTTTGCCTATCCGGGCAAGCCGGGCCGGCTCGTACGCGAAGGCTGTGAAGTGATGACGCTGGCCGAGCATGGCGAAGACCTTGAGGCCGCGCTTGCGGCGCTTGGCGATGAGCTCGGCATCAAGCCGTTACAGCCGGTGTCCGTCGCCACGGCATTTCCCGACGAGCCGAGCCCGCGCGGCACGCTGACCGACGATGCGGTGGCAGTTTCGGTCGCGCGGAAACTTCCCGAGAATGCGATCGTCTGCGACGAGGCCGTCACCTCCGCGCGGCGCTATTTTGCGCTCTCGGCTTTCGCCGCGCCGCACGATTACATGATGGGCACGGGCGGGTCGATCGGCGGCGGCATTCCGATGGCGACCGGTGCCGCAATCGCCTGTCCCGGCCGCAAGGTGATCAACCTGGAGGCGGACGGCAGCGGCATGTACACGGTGCAGGGGTTGTGGACCCAGGCGCGGGAAAGGCTCGACGTTGTGACGATCGTCTTTTCCAACCGGACCTATGCCATCCTGCACGGCGAAATGCGCAATGTCGGGGTGAACGCGATCGGCGAGAATGCCAGGCGCATGCTCGATCTCGATCAGCCGGCGCTGGACTGGGTCTCGCTGGCAAACGGCATGGGGGTGGAAGCGGCCCGTGCCGACACATGCGAGCGCTTCGAGGCGCTGCTCGACAGCGCGCTTTCGCGCCCGGGGCCGTTCCTCATCGAAGCGTTGGTCTAA
- a CDS encoding BolA family transcriptional regulator encodes MSIQSTMENKLKAAFSPERLAVINESHLHAGHHHVEHGHEATFDGTGETHFRVRIVSPDFAGMSRIDRHRAVNQLLADELKAGVHALAIEPAAPGEKTRW; translated from the coding sequence ATGTCCATACAGTCGACGATGGAAAACAAGCTGAAGGCGGCATTTTCGCCCGAAAGGCTCGCCGTCATCAACGAAAGCCACCTTCACGCCGGCCATCATCATGTCGAGCACGGTCACGAGGCTACCTTCGACGGCACCGGCGAGACGCATTTCCGTGTCCGCATCGTCTCGCCGGATTTTGCCGGCATGAGCCGCATCGACCGCCACCGCGCCGTCAACCAGCTGCTTGCCGACGAACTGAAGGCCGGCGTGCACGCGCTGGCGATCGAGCCGGCCGCGCCCGGCGAAAAGACGCGCTGGTAG
- a CDS encoding alpha/beta hydrolase, producing MIDRRRFVVASVAALLPTAASSAWRPRQPAPRTLDYGPAKLDIYAREGAKSDPVVFFIHGGAWRFGNRGNVNAKPGFLLANGFVFVSIDYRMLPAADVATQASDVEKAYRYVRANIAQYGGDPDRIVVMGHSAGCHLAALTGFRGGLPGVAALVLDDTEAYDIEALAKAQGGRLRPVYAQAFSDPSQWRALSPATYIGAARHPPVFVAYSNTPIRAAAARDLADRLRAGGTKVTLFDGSAYSHMAINRRFGEDGDALTAAVMAFLKATVA from the coding sequence ATGATCGATCGGCGGCGTTTCGTCGTTGCGTCCGTTGCCGCGCTGCTGCCGACGGCTGCGTCATCGGCCTGGCGGCCGCGCCAGCCGGCGCCGCGGACACTCGACTACGGACCGGCCAAGCTCGATATCTATGCGCGCGAGGGCGCCAAGAGCGATCCGGTCGTCTTCTTCATCCATGGCGGCGCCTGGCGGTTCGGCAACCGCGGCAATGTCAATGCCAAGCCGGGCTTCCTGCTCGCCAATGGCTTCGTGTTCGTCTCGATCGACTACCGCATGCTGCCCGCGGCCGACGTCGCCACCCAGGCGAGCGACGTCGAGAAGGCTTACCGCTATGTGCGGGCCAATATCGCCCAATATGGCGGCGATCCCGACCGTATCGTGGTGATGGGCCACTCGGCCGGTTGCCATCTCGCGGCGCTGACGGGTTTTCGCGGCGGCTTGCCCGGTGTTGCCGCGCTGGTGCTCGACGATACCGAGGCCTATGACATCGAGGCCCTGGCCAAGGCGCAGGGCGGCAGGCTGCGTCCGGTCTACGCGCAAGCCTTTTCCGATCCCAGCCAGTGGCGGGCGCTGTCGCCCGCGACCTATATCGGGGCGGCCAGGCATCCGCCCGTGTTCGTCGCCTATTCGAACACGCCGATCCGCGCGGCCGCGGCCCGCGATCTCGCGGACCGGCTGCGGGCAGGGGGAACCAAGGTCACGCTGTTCGACGGCAGCGCCTATTCGCACATGGCGATCAACCGCCGCTTCGGCGAGGACGGCGACGCGTTGACCGCAGCGGTCATGGCTTTCCTGAAGGCGACGGTCGCCTGA
- a CDS encoding SpoVR family protein: MVSQARKSELLFSGSDWDFAKLSQVYDEIEAIGTEELRLDIYPVQMEVISSEQMLDAYSSVGMPLMYRHWSFGKRFLYDELLYRKGARGLAYELVINSNPCIVYLMEENTMALQALVTAHAALGHNHFFKNNHLFRQWTDAGGILSYLDFAKSYITRCEERHGLAAVEAILDSAHALMEQGVFRYRRPPKLSSEQQREGLRERLEYEERSFNDLWRTLPPSPGKSKPDARDEILAERKKSLNLPEENLLYFLEKNSLVLEPWQREIVRIVRVIAQYFYPQRQTQVMNEGCATFVHYTIMNTLFDRGRISEGAMLEILRNHSNVVFQPAFDDPRFSGINPYALGLDMMQDIQRISTEPTAEDRDWFPDIAGRGDWRDTLLDAWANHRDESFIRQYLSPTLIRKWRLFVLADGADEPHYEVASIHNERGYAKIRSALAQRYDVGANRPDIQVVDVDLLGDRHLRLQHNVKDGILLEDASRDATLRHIRRLWGYDVSLAATDAETGATLSERSTKEL, encoded by the coding sequence ATGGTCAGTCAGGCGCGCAAATCCGAGTTGCTATTTTCCGGGTCTGACTGGGATTTTGCGAAACTGTCGCAGGTCTACGATGAGATCGAGGCGATCGGGACCGAAGAACTTCGCCTCGACATCTATCCGGTGCAGATGGAGGTCATTTCCTCCGAGCAGATGCTCGACGCCTACTCATCGGTCGGCATGCCGCTGATGTATCGGCATTGGTCGTTCGGCAAACGTTTCCTCTATGATGAACTTCTCTACCGCAAGGGCGCCCGCGGTCTGGCCTACGAACTGGTCATCAATTCCAATCCCTGCATCGTCTATCTGATGGAAGAGAACACCATGGCCTTGCAGGCCCTGGTGACCGCCCATGCCGCGCTGGGCCACAACCATTTCTTCAAGAACAATCATCTTTTCCGGCAATGGACGGACGCCGGGGGGATCCTGAGCTATCTCGATTTTGCCAAGAGCTACATAACCCGGTGCGAGGAACGGCATGGCCTGGCCGCCGTGGAGGCGATCCTGGATTCCGCCCACGCGCTGATGGAGCAGGGCGTGTTCCGCTACCGCCGGCCACCGAAGCTGTCGTCGGAGCAGCAGCGCGAAGGGCTGCGCGAGCGCCTCGAATATGAGGAGCGCTCCTTCAACGATCTCTGGCGGACGTTGCCGCCCTCGCCGGGAAAGAGCAAGCCCGATGCAAGGGACGAAATCCTTGCCGAGCGGAAGAAATCGCTCAATCTGCCCGAGGAGAATCTCCTCTACTTCCTCGAGAAGAACAGCCTCGTCCTAGAGCCCTGGCAGCGCGAGATCGTCAGGATCGTTCGTGTCATCGCGCAGTATTTTTACCCGCAACGCCAAACCCAGGTGATGAACGAAGGCTGCGCCACCTTCGTGCACTACACGATCATGAACACGCTTTTCGATCGCGGCCGCATCAGCGAGGGCGCCATGCTCGAGATCTTGCGCAACCATTCGAACGTGGTTTTCCAGCCGGCGTTCGACGATCCGCGTTTTTCCGGCATCAATCCCTATGCGCTGGGTCTCGACATGATGCAGGACATCCAGCGCATCTCGACCGAACCGACCGCGGAGGACCGCGACTGGTTTCCGGACATCGCCGGCCGTGGCGACTGGCGCGACACCTTGCTCGACGCCTGGGCCAATCACCGTGACGAGTCCTTCATCCGCCAGTATCTGAGCCCCACCCTGATCCGGAAATGGCGGCTCTTCGTGCTGGCCGACGGCGCCGACGAGCCGCATTACGAAGTCGCCTCGATCCACAACGAGCGCGGCTATGCCAAGATACGGTCCGCGCTGGCCCAACGCTACGACGTGGGGGCGAACCGGCCCGACATCCAGGTGGTCGACGTGGACCTCCTGGGCGACCGGCATCTGCGGCTGCAGCACAATGTCAAGGACGGCATCCTGCTCGAGGACGCAAGCCGCGACGCGACCCTGCGCC
- a CDS encoding J domain-containing protein yields MGEMKPYPKYFEKIRIRPEKDAELKSRAPICQWDGCSEAGTHRAPVGRLKEGEYFRFCFEHVREYNKSFNYFSGVSDSEIARFQKEALTGHRPTWRMGANGGGMRSAPDFAQQRSGRAGYYNRMRDPFNLFGGGTREVRERKAKPLEAKALETLGLDTKATGKDIKARYKELVKRHHPDANGGDRGSEDRFRDVLQAYRVLKQAGLC; encoded by the coding sequence ATGGGTGAGATGAAACCGTATCCCAAATATTTCGAGAAAATCCGCATCCGGCCGGAGAAGGACGCGGAGCTGAAGTCGCGCGCCCCGATCTGCCAGTGGGACGGTTGCAGCGAGGCCGGCACCCATCGCGCGCCGGTCGGGCGCCTGAAGGAGGGCGAATATTTCCGCTTCTGCTTCGAGCACGTGCGCGAATACAACAAGAGCTTCAACTATTTCTCGGGCGTGTCGGACAGCGAGATCGCTCGCTTCCAGAAGGAGGCGCTGACCGGCCACCGGCCGACCTGGCGCATGGGCGCAAATGGCGGCGGGATGCGTTCGGCGCCCGATTTCGCGCAGCAGCGTTCGGGGCGCGCCGGCTACTACAACCGCATGCGCGACCCCTTCAACCTGTTCGGCGGCGGAACGCGGGAGGTGCGCGAGCGCAAGGCAAAGCCGCTTGAGGCCAAGGCGCTGGAAACGCTTGGCCTTGATACAAAGGCGACTGGCAAGGACATCAAGGCGCGCTATAAGGAACTCGTTAAGCGCCACCATCCCGATGCGAATGGCGGCGACAGGGGTTCGGAAGACCGGTTCCGCGATGTGCTGCAGGCCTATCGCGTGCTCAAACAAGCAGGATTGTGCTGA